Proteins found in one Arthrobacter sp. U41 genomic segment:
- a CDS encoding MFS transporter produces MRGQWRWPALAMFAAGYGANQFVPLLALYRRTLALTDADATAVFGVYALGLIPGLIFGGRISDRRGRRPVLLAFTALSLLATAVLMTGQWGTAGLYAGRLLTGLVSGTVFTAGTAWVKELSGDERAGAGARRAALALTAGFGIGPLVAGPLAQWGPAPQVLPYIVHLALAGSALLMLPRARETVSGARKSDPPGPLLPPSASSARFRLVVVPLGPWVFGSVTLVFTTLPGHGTGPTGVLGVAFPGLLAAGALAAGVVSQRLGRRLYEAGAARGSTTAAVTGLGIVAAGCAAAAFATAFPGIATAATAALILGAGYGICLIVGLREVEEIAAPEQLGALIALFYSLAYSGLAVPFLLALIAPTIGYPQALLFTAAATTLTMAAVFLSGQKSYRARPERNNT; encoded by the coding sequence GTGAGGGGACAATGGCGGTGGCCGGCCCTTGCGATGTTCGCCGCCGGTTACGGGGCGAACCAGTTCGTTCCCCTGCTCGCGCTCTACCGCCGCACCCTCGCCCTCACGGACGCGGATGCGACCGCCGTGTTCGGCGTCTACGCTTTGGGCCTGATCCCTGGTCTGATCTTCGGCGGAAGGATCAGCGACAGACGGGGACGGCGTCCAGTGTTACTGGCCTTCACCGCACTGTCGTTGCTGGCTACAGCCGTCTTGATGACCGGGCAGTGGGGTACGGCCGGGCTGTACGCAGGCAGGCTGCTGACCGGGCTGGTCTCCGGAACGGTCTTCACGGCCGGCACCGCCTGGGTAAAGGAGCTCTCCGGAGACGAACGTGCCGGTGCCGGCGCACGCCGGGCGGCGCTGGCGCTGACAGCGGGGTTCGGTATCGGCCCGCTCGTGGCCGGTCCGTTGGCGCAGTGGGGGCCGGCGCCGCAGGTCCTGCCCTACATTGTGCACCTGGCCCTGGCCGGGAGTGCCCTGCTGATGCTCCCGCGCGCCCGGGAGACTGTGTCAGGTGCCAGGAAATCAGATCCTCCGGGTCCTTTGCTGCCGCCGTCGGCCTCCTCGGCGCGGTTCCGCCTCGTGGTTGTGCCGCTTGGGCCTTGGGTTTTCGGCAGCGTCACGCTGGTCTTCACCACCCTTCCGGGGCACGGAACCGGACCCACGGGTGTACTCGGTGTGGCTTTTCCCGGACTGCTCGCCGCCGGTGCCCTCGCCGCGGGCGTGGTCTCCCAGCGTCTGGGCCGGCGCCTGTACGAGGCCGGGGCGGCCCGCGGCAGCACCACCGCCGCGGTAACAGGCCTTGGCATTGTGGCTGCGGGCTGCGCCGCGGCAGCGTTCGCCACCGCCTTCCCCGGGATTGCCACCGCGGCCACGGCGGCCCTAATACTAGGGGCGGGCTATGGAATATGCCTTATTGTCGGGCTGCGGGAGGTCGAGGAAATCGCTGCGCCCGAGCAGCTGGGCGCGCTAATCGCCTTGTTCTACAGCCTCGCCTACTCCGGACTGGCGGTACCATTCCTGCTGGCCCTCATAGCCCCGACCATTGGCTACCCCCAGGCCCTGCTCTTCACCGCAGCCGCCACCACCCTCACCATGGCCGCCGTATTCTTGTCAGGACAGAAAAGTTACCGGGCCCGACCCGAACGGAACAACACCTGA
- a CDS encoding acyl-CoA dehydrogenase family protein yields MFELNEDQQALVQMVREFANEALAPNAAKWDETKHFPVDVLREAGALGMGSIYVQEEFGGSGLTRSDAVLIFEELAKADPTIAAYISIHNMVVWMIDSFGNDEQRAQWVPQLASMEALGSYCLTEPGAGSDAAALSTKAVRDGEDYVLNGVKQFISGAGTSSYYIVMARTANTGNRGITAIVVPADAPGLSFGANEKKMGWNAQPTRQVIFDNVRVPVANRLGEEGSGFGSAMKGLNGGRINMGACSLGGGQTALDKSVAYLKERQAFGGPLINQQALLFQLADMETELVTARTLLWRAADALDRGAPDAVKLCAMAKQVATDAGFNVANSAIQLHGGYGYLSEYGLEKIARDLRVHQILEGSNEIMRMIVGRIVAGT; encoded by the coding sequence ATGTTTGAACTCAACGAGGACCAGCAGGCGCTGGTCCAGATGGTGCGCGAATTCGCCAACGAGGCCCTTGCGCCGAACGCCGCGAAATGGGACGAGACCAAACACTTTCCCGTGGACGTGCTGCGCGAAGCAGGCGCCTTGGGCATGGGCAGCATCTACGTCCAGGAGGAATTCGGCGGCTCCGGCCTCACGCGCAGCGACGCGGTGCTGATCTTCGAGGAACTGGCCAAGGCCGATCCGACGATTGCCGCATACATCTCCATCCACAACATGGTGGTATGGATGATTGACTCGTTCGGCAACGACGAGCAGCGCGCCCAGTGGGTCCCGCAGCTCGCCTCCATGGAGGCGCTGGGCAGCTACTGCCTGACCGAACCCGGCGCCGGATCCGACGCCGCAGCGCTGAGCACCAAGGCAGTGCGCGACGGCGAGGACTACGTGCTGAACGGCGTCAAACAATTCATCTCCGGGGCGGGAACATCCAGCTACTACATCGTGATGGCCCGTACGGCCAACACCGGAAACCGCGGCATCACTGCCATCGTCGTGCCGGCGGACGCGCCTGGTCTCTCGTTCGGGGCGAACGAGAAAAAGATGGGTTGGAACGCCCAGCCAACCCGCCAGGTGATTTTCGACAATGTCAGGGTTCCGGTGGCCAACCGTCTCGGTGAGGAAGGCAGCGGTTTTGGAAGCGCGATGAAGGGACTCAACGGAGGCCGCATCAACATGGGTGCGTGCTCCCTGGGCGGTGGCCAGACCGCCCTGGATAAATCGGTGGCATACCTCAAGGAACGACAGGCGTTCGGCGGCCCGCTGATCAACCAGCAGGCGCTGCTGTTCCAGCTGGCGGACATGGAAACCGAACTGGTCACCGCACGGACGCTGCTCTGGCGGGCAGCGGACGCACTGGACCGCGGCGCCCCCGACGCCGTCAAGCTCTGCGCCATGGCCAAACAGGTCGCCACGGATGCCGGGTTCAACGTCGCCAACAGCGCCATTCAGCTGCACGGGGGCTACGGCTACCTCTCCGAATACGGTCTGGAAAAGATTGCCCGTGACCTGCGGGTCCACCAGATCCTCGAAGGCAGTAACGAGATCATGCGCATGATCGTCGGGCGCATCGTGGCCGGCACCTAG
- a CDS encoding sodium:solute symporter family protein: MTAPGLWTIGLAVGYTLLLAIGGRYVQRRAAAGEGNGGFFVGGRTFSPWTVAFCITGLFSGSSYIAIMELSYRTGISAVWYGVAETVQVLLIALLLVKPLREKLVVTVTGIIGDRFGRAAQAVAGIITAFTFPMWSVATAIAFASALHAFTDLSIYASIIVTAVLLLVFLWSGGMRAVAFTQTMNCFVFVAMLIVGVAAFLINPGFAGLRHLALERPGMLDLYGAGPTLIAAWFGTFIVNVILAQAAFQMTMSCRTPEEGRKGLFMAASFGIPLIVVGVLLGTAAAVVVPNQNLPLVAVPVYIAQVLPAPLAGVFFLGIWACALGWAGPCQFSGATSLGRDVGSALRPRASEQDLIRYTRWSLVLLTVLMIVFAFLRTEQSAWWNVLAWTLRNGATLAPVLAAFFWPLATRRAALAAMLVGFAAGLIWYQLGGWSPSKFHLGIHPVWVGMSLNVVVLIGVTLGSVRWRVTGNAVRRRRGFVAAVLCLAVIGTAGLNAPLLGSSGFLGLVAFVVVVLGAIATFLLTQASERQQDNDIPANNERRVTV, encoded by the coding sequence ATGACCGCCCCCGGACTCTGGACGATCGGCCTGGCAGTCGGGTACACCCTGCTCCTTGCCATCGGTGGGCGCTATGTTCAGCGCCGGGCGGCCGCGGGGGAAGGCAACGGAGGCTTTTTCGTCGGCGGCCGCACGTTCAGCCCGTGGACCGTGGCTTTCTGCATCACCGGACTGTTTTCCGGCTCCTCCTATATCGCCATCATGGAGCTCAGCTACAGGACGGGAATTTCAGCGGTCTGGTATGGCGTGGCCGAAACGGTCCAGGTCTTGCTGATAGCGCTGCTCCTGGTGAAACCATTGCGCGAGAAGCTGGTCGTGACCGTAACGGGGATTATCGGTGACCGTTTTGGGCGGGCGGCGCAGGCCGTCGCTGGCATCATTACGGCATTCACCTTTCCCATGTGGTCTGTCGCCACAGCCATCGCCTTCGCCTCGGCCCTCCACGCCTTCACCGACCTGTCAATCTACGCCTCTATCATCGTCACGGCTGTGCTTCTGCTGGTCTTCCTCTGGTCTGGCGGGATGAGGGCCGTCGCCTTCACCCAGACCATGAACTGTTTCGTCTTCGTCGCCATGTTGATTGTTGGGGTGGCAGCGTTCCTGATCAATCCGGGCTTTGCAGGGCTCCGCCACCTCGCCCTTGAACGGCCGGGAATGCTTGATCTTTACGGCGCCGGTCCCACCCTCATCGCTGCCTGGTTCGGGACCTTCATCGTGAACGTGATCTTGGCCCAAGCCGCTTTTCAAATGACGATGTCGTGCCGGACGCCGGAGGAGGGACGCAAGGGTCTATTCATGGCCGCGAGCTTTGGCATCCCGCTGATCGTCGTCGGCGTTCTGCTGGGCACCGCAGCCGCCGTCGTCGTACCTAATCAGAACCTGCCCCTGGTGGCGGTTCCCGTCTATATCGCGCAGGTTCTTCCCGCGCCGCTTGCCGGCGTCTTCTTCTTAGGAATATGGGCCTGCGCTCTCGGCTGGGCGGGACCTTGCCAGTTCTCCGGCGCCACCAGCCTGGGCCGCGATGTGGGAAGCGCGTTGCGCCCGCGCGCCAGCGAACAGGATTTGATCCGTTACACCCGCTGGTCCCTGGTCCTGCTGACTGTCCTGATGATCGTTTTCGCTTTCCTGCGCACAGAACAGTCCGCTTGGTGGAACGTTCTGGCCTGGACTCTTCGCAACGGTGCGACTTTGGCGCCGGTTCTTGCAGCGTTCTTCTGGCCGCTGGCAACTCGCCGCGCGGCACTTGCGGCCATGCTTGTTGGCTTTGCGGCAGGTTTGATTTGGTACCAGCTGGGTGGATGGTCTCCGAGTAAGTTCCACCTTGGGATCCATCCGGTCTGGGTCGGGATGTCGCTGAACGTGGTGGTCCTGATCGGGGTCACCTTGGGCAGCGTTCGCTGGCGGGTCACGGGAAATGCCGTGCGGAGGCGGCGCGGATTTGTTGCCGCTGTGCTCTGCCTGGCCGTCATCGGGACGGCCGGTCTCAACGCGCCGTTGCTCGGGTCCTCCGGGTTTTTGGGGCTGGTGGCCTTCGTCGTCGTCGTTCTCGGAGCGATTGCCACGTTCTTGCTAACGCAGGCATCTGAGAGGCAGCAGGACAACGACATTCCAGCGAACAACGAACGTCGGGTCACCGTTTAG
- a CDS encoding dihydrofolate reductase family protein, whose protein sequence is MSLVRVHNFSVSLDGFGTGEGQQLDAPFGHAGSRLMEWAFETRTFREMGFHGESEGSFGVDEAFASAWGPGIGVEIMGRNKFGPQRGPWEDEEWKGWWGDNPVFHTPVVVLTHHPRPVLEMEGGTTFHFVDADPASALERARALAGDLDVRIGGGVGTVRQFLEVDLIDHMHIVLVPIVLGRGERLWDGLEGLEQRFDIEATPSLSGVVHLVFTRHTPR, encoded by the coding sequence ATGTCCCTCGTCCGCGTGCATAACTTCTCGGTCTCCCTCGACGGCTTCGGCACCGGCGAGGGCCAGCAACTCGACGCTCCGTTCGGTCACGCAGGCTCACGGCTCATGGAGTGGGCTTTCGAGACGCGCACCTTCCGCGAGATGGGCTTCCACGGGGAGTCGGAGGGATCCTTCGGCGTCGACGAGGCGTTCGCCAGCGCGTGGGGGCCCGGGATCGGTGTGGAGATCATGGGGCGCAACAAGTTCGGCCCTCAACGCGGTCCCTGGGAGGACGAGGAATGGAAAGGATGGTGGGGCGATAACCCCGTCTTCCACACCCCTGTCGTCGTCCTGACCCACCATCCCCGGCCGGTCCTGGAGATGGAAGGCGGAACAACCTTCCATTTCGTGGACGCCGACCCCGCCTCCGCGCTCGAGCGGGCGCGGGCCCTGGCTGGCGACCTCGACGTCCGGATCGGCGGCGGCGTCGGCACGGTTCGGCAGTTCCTCGAGGTTGATCTCATCGACCACATGCACATCGTCCTCGTCCCGATTGTCCTGGGCCGGGGCGAACGGCTCTGGGATGGACTCGAAGGACTCGAACAACGCTTCGACATCGAGGCGACACCTTCTCTATCCGGGGTTGTCCATCTGGTCTTCACCCGTCACACGCCCCGGTAG
- a CDS encoding MFS transporter, with product MASLMITGGKVGTILGRRRAFALGLIIYAAGSLTTALAPDLGVLLLGWSLLEGDGAALVMPAVVSLVAANFPPERRAGA from the coding sequence ATGGCCTCACTGATGATCACCGGAGGCAAGGTAGGAACCATCTTGGGCCGCCGTCGCGCGTTTGCCCTCGGCCTGATCATCTATGCCGCCGGTTCGCTGACGACGGCGCTTGCGCCAGACCTTGGGGTGCTGCTTCTGGGCTGGTCCCTTCTGGAAGGCGACGGTGCAGCACTCGTTATGCCCGCGGTCGTCTCGCTTGTTGCGGCCAATTTCCCGCCCGAACGCCGTGCCGGGGCATAA
- a CDS encoding universal stress protein: MDAEAKVLVGVDGSESSIQALRLGAQLAPALNATIVAIACWDFPEIYAGYVPPDFARFEAAAAKTLADALEKAFGEETPERLTSQLVRGPAAAKLVEAAAGASLLVVGRRGHGGFLGMHLGSVSSACVAHADCPVLVLHAESSHRSHHLWKGSRAKGETPEKAGIPPLKP, encoded by the coding sequence ATGGATGCGGAAGCGAAAGTCCTTGTCGGGGTGGACGGTTCGGAATCGTCCATCCAGGCGCTCCGTCTGGGGGCGCAGCTGGCGCCGGCCCTGAACGCCACCATCGTCGCTATTGCCTGTTGGGATTTTCCGGAGATTTACGCCGGATATGTCCCACCCGATTTCGCCCGGTTTGAAGCGGCTGCGGCGAAGACTCTTGCGGACGCCCTGGAAAAGGCGTTCGGTGAGGAGACTCCGGAAAGACTCACCTCGCAGCTGGTCCGCGGACCGGCTGCGGCGAAGCTCGTGGAAGCGGCGGCCGGCGCTTCATTGCTGGTGGTTGGACGCCGGGGCCATGGGGGTTTCCTGGGCATGCACCTCGGCTCCGTGAGCTCTGCATGTGTTGCCCACGCGGACTGCCCCGTCTTAGTGCTGCATGCCGAAAGCAGCCACCGCTCCCATCATCTATGGAAGGGCTCCAGGGCGAAAGGAGAGACCCCCGAAAAAGCCGGGATTCCACCTCTCAAGCCGTGA
- a CDS encoding OsmC family protein encodes MNAVSVPAPAADLAVTVPRPWMKPVRAAGSWQGSMTTEVQVRKFSFRTDEPIAVGGTNQAPTPMEVVAGAVNGCITVVIETVAKELGIRLEQVETESVAFMDSRGFHGTAEVSPHFHDYTLRIRVVTPEPKASLAGFRAQVEKRCPALNLLRDAGVPVDLLWEFSVGPLPAVEASE; translated from the coding sequence ATGAACGCAGTGTCTGTCCCCGCGCCCGCCGCCGACCTGGCGGTGACGGTGCCCCGGCCCTGGATGAAACCGGTGCGTGCCGCCGGTTCCTGGCAGGGCTCAATGACGACCGAAGTCCAGGTGCGGAAGTTTAGCTTCCGCACAGACGAGCCCATTGCGGTGGGCGGCACCAACCAGGCCCCCACTCCGATGGAGGTCGTCGCCGGAGCGGTGAACGGCTGCATCACGGTCGTCATTGAGACGGTCGCCAAGGAACTGGGCATCAGGCTCGAGCAAGTAGAAACCGAATCTGTTGCCTTCATGGATTCTCGCGGTTTCCACGGCACTGCCGAGGTGTCGCCGCATTTCCATGACTACACTCTCCGGATCCGGGTAGTGACGCCGGAACCAAAGGCCTCGCTCGCCGGCTTCCGAGCACAGGTGGAAAAACGCTGCCCCGCGCTGAACCTTCTCCGTGATGCCGGCGTTCCCGTGGACCTGCTCTGGGAATTCTCCGTGGGGCCGCTTCCAGCCGTGGAGGCCAGCGAATGA